One Nicotiana sylvestris chromosome 12, ASM39365v2, whole genome shotgun sequence genomic window carries:
- the LOC104235779 gene encoding uncharacterized protein has protein sequence MNVDGIVRDETNLAGKAEEKEYSYEEEEEERMVEELGMYRGKVRLVNSEEPAEETMLLWGIQQPTFSKPNAFARQTSLQIPIDACGRSLSILQSPSNLGTPGVTGSVMWDSGVVLGKFLEHAVESGRIHLQGKKVVELGSGCGLVGCIAALLGGQVILTDLPDRLRLLKKNVEANLYGDVRGSATVDELTWGDELDHDIKDPLPDYVLGSDVIYSEGAVMDLLATLLNLSGTQTTVILAGELRNDAILEYFLQAAAEDFTIGRVDQNQWHPDCCSPRVVIYVLVKKWRKEK, from the exons ATGAACGTCGACGGCATCGTAAGAGATGAAACAAACCTCGCCGGAAAAGCTGAGGAGAAAGAGTACTCATacgaggaggaagaggaagagagGATGGTTGAAGAGTTAGGAATGTACAGAGGAAAGGTGAGATTGGTGAACAGTGAAGAGCCAGCAGAGGAGACTATGTTGCTTTGGGGAATTCAACAGCCAACGTTTTCAAAGCCCAATGCCTTCGCCCGTCAAACTTCTCTCCAGATCCCTATTGACGCTTGTGGCCGCTCTCTCTCCATTCTTCAGTCCCCTTCTAACCTG GGTACTCCTGGAGTAACTGGTTCTGTAATGTGGGATAGTGGAGTGGTCCTTGGGAAATTCTTGGAGCACGCTGTAGAATCAGGAAGAATTCATCTTCAAGGCAAGAAGGTTGTTGAGTTGGGCTCTGGCTGTGGATTAGTTGG CTGCATTGCAGCTCTTTTGGGTGGTCAAGTTATTCTTACTGACCTACCGGATAGACTGAGGCTACTGAAGAAAAATGTAGAGGCTAATTTGTATGGAGATGTAAGAGGTTCTGCAACAGTGGATGAGCTCACATGGGGAGATGAGCTAGATCATGATATAAAGGATCCTTTGCCAGATTATG TACTTGGATCAGACGTGATTTATAGTGAGGGAGCTGTCATGGATTTGTTAGCAACACTTCTCAACCTCTCTGGTACTCAGACAACAGTTATTTTAGCTGGAGAACTCCGGAACG ATGCTATCCTTGAGTACTTCTTACAAGCAGCTGCAGAGGATTTCACTATTGGCCGTGTAGATCAAAACCAGTGGCATCCAGATTGTTGCAGTCCTCGAGTGGTAATATATGTTTTGGTGAAGAAGTGGAGAAAAGAAAAGTAA